The following are from one region of the bacterium genome:
- a CDS encoding metalloregulator ArsR/SmtB family transcription factor, giving the protein MNSDMLQVFKALADETRLRLLAILAQGDFNVNELIEILRMGQSRISRHLKILADCGLVASRREGHWTFYSLTPPNGKVELAEATRLALKAAAQLRSREADLQQIESIVQHRRQASQKYFDRIGPEWERLQQEVLDSGYYREHVLRHLPQGLRSAADLGAGAGLLLPALLQRCEQVVAIDSSRTMLRVAADYLAQELPEALPRCDFRLGEIEHLPLPDAAVEAAVACMVLHHVSQPASALAEIFRILKPGGTLVIADLLQHDIVEMREKYADLWLGFKRADLNKWLSAAGFAPPKSEILAKNETMKILIFQATKP; this is encoded by the coding sequence ATGAATTCGGATATGCTGCAGGTGTTCAAGGCCCTGGCGGATGAAACGCGGCTGCGTTTGCTCGCTATTCTGGCGCAGGGAGATTTCAACGTCAACGAGCTGATCGAGATTCTGCGCATGGGCCAATCCCGCATTTCGCGGCATCTCAAAATCCTGGCGGATTGCGGGCTGGTCGCCAGCCGGCGCGAAGGCCATTGGACCTTCTATTCGCTCACCCCGCCCAATGGCAAGGTGGAACTGGCAGAAGCGACGCGCCTGGCCCTGAAGGCCGCCGCGCAGCTCCGGTCACGGGAAGCGGATTTGCAGCAGATCGAGTCGATTGTGCAGCACCGGCGGCAGGCGAGCCAGAAGTATTTCGACCGCATCGGCCCGGAGTGGGAGCGCCTGCAGCAGGAAGTGCTGGATAGCGGCTACTACCGCGAGCATGTTTTACGCCATCTGCCCCAGGGACTGCGCAGCGCCGCGGATCTGGGCGCGGGCGCCGGACTGCTGTTGCCGGCGTTGCTGCAGCGCTGCGAGCAGGTCGTCGCCATCGATTCTTCGCGCACCATGCTGCGCGTTGCCGCGGACTATCTCGCGCAAGAGCTGCCGGAAGCGCTGCCCCGCTGTGATTTTCGCCTGGGTGAAATCGAGCATTTGCCGCTGCCCGACGCGGCGGTGGAGGCGGCAGTGGCCTGCATGGTGCTGCATCATGTTTCCCAGCCGGCCAGCGCCCTTGCTGAAATTTTCCGCATTCTCAAGCCCGGCGGCACGCTGGTCATCGCCGACCTGCTGCAGCATGACATCGTGGAAATGCGCGAGAAGTATGCAGATCTGTGGCTCGGCTTCAAGCGCGCCGACTTGAACAAATGGCTGAGCGCGGCCGGCTTTGCCCCGCCCAAATCGGAGATTCTTGCAAAAAACGAAACGATGAAAATTCTCATCTTCCAAGCAACCAAACCCTAG
- the ahcY gene encoding adenosylhomocysteinase has translation MYETEVIKTKADSNGANGKPAATQRPPYKVADISLAAWGRREIELAEKEMPGLISVREEYRSQQPLKGARIAGSLHMTIETAVLIETLVALGAKVRWASCNIFSTQDHAAAAIAAAGIPVFAWKGETEEEYWWCTEQTLYFENGEGPNMIVDDGGDLTYFVHNKMPQFLPGLKGITEETTTGVHALYKMLKEGRLKVPAINVNDSVTKSKFDNLYGCRESLADGIKRATDAMLAGKLAVVAGYGDVGKGSAQSLRGFGCRVVVSEIDPICALQAAMEGYEVATIEDFVKTADIFVTATGCKDVITIEHLKQMKDGAIVCNIGHFDIEIQVAQLNAFPGIQKIEIKPQVDKYVFPDGHSILLLAEGRLVNLGCASGHPSFVMSNSFTNQVLAQIELFNNHYEVGVYMLPKKLDEKVARLHLDKLGVKLTRLTQAQAEYLDVSVDGPFKPGHYRY, from the coding sequence ATGTACGAAACCGAAGTCATCAAAACGAAAGCCGACAGCAACGGCGCCAACGGTAAACCCGCCGCGACCCAGCGGCCGCCCTACAAAGTCGCGGACATTTCCCTGGCCGCGTGGGGCCGCAGAGAGATTGAACTGGCGGAAAAAGAAATGCCCGGACTGATCTCGGTGCGCGAGGAATATCGCAGCCAGCAGCCGCTCAAGGGCGCGCGCATTGCCGGCTCGCTGCACATGACCATCGAAACCGCGGTGCTGATCGAAACCCTGGTGGCGCTCGGCGCCAAGGTGCGCTGGGCCTCCTGCAACATTTTCTCCACGCAAGATCATGCCGCGGCCGCCATTGCCGCCGCGGGCATCCCGGTGTTCGCGTGGAAGGGCGAAACCGAAGAGGAATACTGGTGGTGCACCGAGCAGACCCTGTATTTCGAGAACGGCGAAGGCCCGAACATGATCGTCGATGACGGCGGCGATCTCACCTATTTCGTTCACAACAAGATGCCGCAATTCCTTCCCGGCTTGAAAGGCATCACCGAGGAAACCACCACCGGCGTGCACGCCCTCTACAAGATGCTGAAAGAGGGCCGCCTCAAGGTGCCGGCCATCAACGTGAATGACTCGGTGACCAAGAGCAAGTTCGACAATCTCTACGGTTGCCGCGAATCGCTCGCCGACGGCATCAAGCGCGCCACCGACGCAATGCTGGCCGGCAAGCTGGCGGTGGTGGCCGGCTACGGCGACGTGGGTAAAGGCTCGGCGCAATCGCTGCGCGGCTTCGGCTGCCGCGTGGTGGTCAGTGAAATCGATCCCATTTGCGCGCTGCAGGCCGCGATGGAAGGCTATGAGGTGGCGACCATCGAGGATTTCGTCAAGACGGCGGACATCTTTGTCACGGCCACCGGCTGCAAGGACGTCATTACCATCGAACATCTCAAGCAGATGAAAGACGGCGCCATCGTCTGCAACATCGGCCATTTCGACATCGAAATTCAAGTCGCCCAGCTCAATGCCTTTCCCGGCATCCAGAAAATCGAGATCAAGCCGCAGGTCGACAAGTATGTCTTCCCGGACGGCCACTCAATCCTGCTGCTTGCCGAAGGCCGGCTGGTGAACCTGGGCTGTGCCAGCGGCCATCCTTCGTTCGTGATGTCCAATTCCTTCACCAACCAGGTGCTGGCGCAGATCGAGCTATTCAACAACCACTACGAGGTCGGCGTCTACATGCTGCCCAAGAAGCTCGACGAGAAAGTCGCGCGGCTGCATTTGGACAAGCTCGGCGTGAAACTCACCCGGCTCACCCAGGCGCAGGCCGAGTATTTGGACGTCTCGGTCGATGGCCCCTTCAAACCGGGACATTACCGCTATTAG
- a CDS encoding patatin-like phospholipase family protein, whose protein sequence is MLARLTWPSLSPVAALYSFLVFCAAAVPAAAGHGMKPRMPAADSARAPATATVVFTPRTGKWVRPPHAFLAFHELAHPRVGLALSGGGSRSLAQIGVLQALEEHDVQLDLIVGTSMGSIIGGLYAAGYSARQLREIVHQLDWETLLQDEPLRRDLLLSQKQEHDRTYLQLRLRGWKPALPRALTAGQKLQSVLTELTLKANYWASSSYDNLRIPFRAIATEVYSGREVLIDRGDLAEAMCASAAIPFLLSPVPRPNQLLVDGGLLNNIPVDVVRRMGMEIVIAVDATSNLRGKDDLATPWEFADQVTTIMQQERNREQAARADVLISFRAETRPSLDFTNLDSLIDLGYQKTLAQMDRIRQLCSRVQEGNSDGAATLYAVSHVAVRGEEMSHLPLPWSGNGGTRLRGEEIQSQVDQLYASGDYRHVRAVLQHDTLSFAAEMNPVLRSLQFVGNTVYSDLDLFACLQSRLGERVNHLRGQQDLTSLLEKYRQDGYALAEIRSVDFDSASGALVIAVDEGRIADIVCEGLLHTKDFVAQREFTLKRGEIFNSNAARQSVANLHNTGLFEKVGLSLVRLPGGGALVKFKVEEKPFTILRLGGFSESERGSRVFAEVGNENLFGTGTRAFWHGNLGERDQVTRLSWYADRFAHTYLNLATSIYHELRENLTYVPRRPEPIGAYDERRLGVRAALGQQVSRLGGISLELRSEEVRLRSLSGSGYPVGTTRFNSLALRSILDTRDQLPFTRTGRYLHLAYEYFSPFDGGLESFSKFQAQLESFDSAGPHTLRYRFALGAAEETTPFSEQFKLGGPHELYGLRDQEFAGRHLILGSMEYRYQLRQRPLLDTYLSLRYDWGGVWVDRKDTSYRKIRNGIGMGVTVATPLGPAGVSVGLFEGRQKRVYFQLGHAF, encoded by the coding sequence ATGCTCGCTCGATTGACCTGGCCCAGTCTCTCTCCCGTCGCCGCACTATATTCTTTCCTCGTTTTCTGCGCTGCTGCCGTGCCGGCCGCCGCCGGCCACGGCATGAAGCCCCGCATGCCTGCAGCGGATTCCGCCCGCGCGCCCGCAACCGCCACCGTCGTGTTCACGCCGCGCACAGGCAAATGGGTGCGGCCGCCGCACGCTTTCCTGGCGTTTCACGAGTTGGCGCATCCGCGCGTGGGGTTGGCGCTGAGCGGCGGCGGCAGCCGCAGCCTGGCGCAAATCGGCGTGCTGCAAGCCCTGGAAGAGCATGACGTCCAACTCGATCTGATCGTCGGCACCAGCATGGGCAGCATCATCGGCGGCTTGTACGCCGCGGGCTATTCCGCCCGCCAACTCCGCGAGATCGTGCACCAGCTCGATTGGGAAACTCTGCTGCAAGACGAGCCGCTGCGCCGCGACCTGCTGCTCAGCCAAAAGCAGGAACACGACCGCACTTACCTGCAACTGCGGCTGCGCGGTTGGAAACCGGCATTGCCGCGCGCGCTCACCGCCGGCCAGAAGCTGCAATCCGTGCTCACCGAGCTGACTTTGAAGGCCAACTATTGGGCCAGCTCCAGCTATGACAATCTGCGCATTCCCTTCCGCGCCATCGCCACGGAGGTCTACAGCGGCCGGGAAGTGCTGATCGACAGGGGCGATTTGGCCGAGGCCATGTGCGCCTCTGCCGCCATTCCGTTTCTGCTCTCGCCCGTGCCCCGCCCCAATCAGTTGCTCGTCGATGGCGGCCTGCTCAACAACATTCCGGTGGACGTGGTGCGCCGCATGGGCATGGAGATCGTCATCGCCGTGGATGCCACCTCCAATCTGCGCGGCAAGGACGATCTCGCCACGCCCTGGGAGTTTGCCGATCAAGTCACCACCATCATGCAGCAGGAACGAAATCGCGAGCAGGCGGCGCGCGCCGACGTGCTGATCTCGTTTCGGGCGGAAACGCGGCCCTCGCTGGATTTCACCAATCTCGACTCGCTGATTGATTTGGGATACCAGAAAACCCTCGCGCAGATGGATCGCATTCGCCAGCTTTGCAGCCGCGTTCAGGAGGGGAACTCCGACGGTGCTGCCACGCTCTACGCGGTCAGTCACGTTGCGGTGCGTGGCGAGGAGATGAGTCATCTGCCGCTGCCCTGGTCCGGCAACGGCGGCACGCGGCTGCGCGGCGAGGAGATTCAGAGCCAGGTCGATCAGCTCTACGCCAGCGGCGATTACCGCCACGTCCGCGCGGTGCTGCAGCACGATACGCTGTCTTTCGCCGCCGAGATGAATCCGGTTCTCCGCAGCCTGCAGTTTGTGGGCAACACGGTTTATTCTGATCTCGATCTGTTTGCCTGTCTGCAATCGCGGCTGGGCGAAAGGGTGAATCACCTGCGCGGCCAGCAGGATCTGACCAGCCTGCTCGAAAAATACCGGCAGGACGGCTACGCGCTCGCGGAAATCCGCAGCGTGGATTTCGATTCCGCCAGCGGCGCCTTGGTTATCGCGGTGGATGAAGGCCGGATTGCCGACATCGTGTGTGAGGGGTTGTTGCACACGAAAGACTTCGTGGCGCAGCGCGAGTTCACGCTCAAGCGCGGGGAGATTTTCAACTCCAATGCCGCGCGCCAAAGCGTGGCCAATCTCCATAACACCGGCTTGTTCGAAAAAGTCGGGCTGAGCCTGGTGCGCTTGCCCGGCGGCGGCGCGCTGGTCAAATTCAAGGTTGAGGAAAAGCCCTTCACCATTCTGCGTTTGGGCGGATTCTCCGAGAGTGAGCGCGGCAGCCGCGTGTTTGCCGAAGTGGGAAATGAAAACCTCTTCGGCACCGGCACCCGGGCGTTCTGGCACGGCAACCTGGGCGAGCGCGATCAAGTCACGCGGCTGTCATGGTACGCCGATCGTTTTGCGCACACCTATCTCAACCTGGCCACCAGCATCTATCATGAGTTGCGTGAGAATCTCACCTATGTGCCGCGCCGGCCCGAGCCCATCGGCGCCTATGACGAACGCCGGTTGGGCGTGCGCGCGGCGTTGGGCCAGCAAGTGAGCCGGCTGGGCGGCATCTCACTGGAATTGCGCTCGGAAGAGGTGCGGCTGCGCAGCCTGTCGGGCAGCGGCTATCCGGTGGGCACGACGCGTTTCAACAGTCTGGCGCTGCGGTCGATTCTCGATACGCGCGATCAGCTTCCCTTCACGCGCACCGGCCGCTATCTGCATTTGGCGTACGAGTACTTCAGCCCGTTTGACGGCGGACTGGAGTCGTTTTCCAAATTTCAGGCGCAGTTGGAATCGTTCGACTCCGCCGGGCCGCACACGCTGCGCTACCGTTTTGCGTTGGGCGCCGCGGAGGAAACCACGCCGTTCAGCGAGCAATTCAAGCTCGGCGGGCCGCATGAGCTTTATGGCCTGCGCGATCAGGAATTCGCCGGCCGGCATTTGATTCTGGGCAGCATGGAGTATCGCTACCAACTGCGCCAGCGGCCGCTGCTCGATACGTATCTGAGTTTGCGTTATGATTGGGGCGGCGTGTGGGTGGATCGCAAAGACACGTCGTACCGCAAAATTCGCAACGGCATTGGCATGGGCGTGACGGTGGCCACGCCGCTGGGCCCGGCGGGGGTGTCGGTGGGATTGTTCGAAGGCCGGCAAAAGCGGGTGTACTTCCAGCTCGGCCACGCGTTTTGA